Genomic window (Granulicella arctica):
GATTACCTCCTGGCCCTTTGTTTCTCGAGAAGTGTTTCCTGAGGACGAGGCTTGCTGCGCAGCAGTGCCAAGCGCTATCGGAAGAAGTCGGTCGCCGCTCACATGGAACGAATACCTGCCACACCCGAACCAAAGCTCGCCCTCGACGCTCTGCGATCGTTGCATACAGCTCGTTGACTGCGATGTCCCTTTTCCGGTGCGGTAGGAGGTGACCGATCCGTCGCTGAGTTGATTCAATCCGTCATTTGCACCGAGCCAAAGGCTGCCCTCGCGCGAGAAGTACAACATCCACAGTTCGTTGCTTACTAGACCTTCCCGTGCTCGCATACGCTCTATGCCTTGCGGGGTCATCCGGAAGAGCCCTTGTCCGGTGGAGCCAGTCCATATAGCATTGTTCGTGCAGTTGCTGTCGAGTGCCAGGATTGTTGCCGTGGGTAATCCCGGCAAAGGCAGGACGGTGAAGCGACCACCATCGTACCGGGTCAGCCCGCCATCCCCTGCGATCCATAGTGCGCCTGTACAGCCGACCGCGAGTGCATAGGTCCGCGTTCCCGCGAGCCCGTTCGCTTTCGTAAACTGCTTGAATCCTGAACTGGGGTTAAAAGCCAAGAGACCTTGAAAGGTTGCTATCCATAGCATTCCCTGCCGATCTTCGATGAGCGCATTCACCTCCTCAGGTAGTTTCAGGACTTGGGTTGGAAAGAGTTGCACACGACGACCATCAAAATGAAACAACTGGCTCTGCCAGGTGACGGCCCAAACTCCACCTCTTGAGTCAGACGCGATGCGCCAAACGGATGCTGCAGGTAGGCCGTCAGCGACTCCAAAGGTGTGGAAGTGGCCGCCACGATATTGTGTCAGACCATTGTCACTGCTGATCCAGAGGCTACCATCCTCGTCCTCGGCCAAACCTGTGATCGAATCGCTTGGGATAGAGTCGGCCTGGCCGACCTTCCAGGTGGTGAATGTCGCGCCATCGAAGCGTGCTAGACCTCCTCGCGTGCCGATCCAAAGAAAGCCGTCGTGCGTTTCAAGCATCGCACGGATCGAGTTTTGTGGAAGGCCATTTTCCGAGGTCCACGTGCGCAAGAGATGTTGCTGCAGGCTGCGCCCCGGATCGAGTCCGAAGCAACTCATGCTGATGAGGCAGAGAACGAAGTAGTACAAAACAAGCTCTGATTGCGGGCGAAGACTGGGATGTGTCTTCTGAAACTCAAGTGAATCCCCTTGACGGCTTACAGGACAGAGCAGCACCGTACTAACCTCCACGTGAGACTTGGGCACGAACTCGGATATCTGGCGATCATAACCGTCTTGATGCGGGCTGTTAGGAGTTGGGGCGTCCACGTTCCGTTAATAGCCAAAAGAAGTACGGATAAAGCACTCTTTCTCCCGATGCCAATCTATGCGCGATGCATCTAGACTTCACAACCGTAACCCTTAGTTGAAATTAATAAGCGGTCCGCCGCCACATGTGGCTAGGACTGCCTGCAAAGTTTTAGAAACTATCTTATTAGAGGCTGAGACGATGAGTATCTTGCGTTTTAGAAGTAGCTGTTTCTTAGTGTCCTTTCTGCTTATGTCTATGGTCGTGAGGGTGGCGCAGGGTCAGCAGGACCAAGGGGCGATCGTGGGTGTCGTTAGCGACAGTTCGGGCGCTGTTGTTCCGAATGCCCAGGTCACGCTCACCAACACGGATCAAGGTCTCGTATTGAAGGTCACCGCAGATGGACGCGGAGTTTACAGCTTTTCTCCTGTGAAGATTGGGAATTACTCGGTCAGCGTGACGGCTTCAGGATTTGCTACCACGCTTCAGGAACACCTGCATGTTGACGCGCAGCAGCGCGTTAATGCCGACCTTGTTCTCCATCCGGGCAGCGCATCGCAAAACGTGACGGTGAGTACGGCCCCGCCACTGCTTGAAACGGAGCAAGCCTCGGTGGGCCAAGTGTTCAGTGCGGAAGCCTTGGACCAGGCACCCTTGAACGGCCGGAACTGGCTCTTCATCGCTCAGTTAAGCGCCGGGGTCGCTCCCCCGTCCGGCGCTCGCGGCGCAGGCACAGGCGACTTCTCCGCAAGCGGGTCTCGATCAGACCAGAACAACTTCATTCTGGATGGCGTCGACAACAATGTAAACGTCGTCGACTTCCTAAACGGCGCTTCTTACACCATACAGCCGCCGCCGGACGCCATGGCCGAAGTCAACATCCAGACTAGCAGCTACAGCGCTGAATTCGGACACTCCTCCGGAGCCGTCGTGAACGCGAGCATCAAGTCGGGAACAAATAATTTTCATGGCAGCCTCTGGGAGTACCTCCGCAACGACGCCTTTAATACGCATGAATACTTCGATCAACCGAATACCTCAATTCCGGAGTACCGCCAAAACATCTTCGGAGGCACGCTGGGCGGTCCTCTCCTGCGGAACAAACTCTTCTTCTTCGGTGACGTCCAAGGCAATCGCGTTGTGAACGGTACCAATGAGATCTTGACGGTGCCGACCGCGCTCGAGCGGCAGGGCAACTTCAGCGAGCTGTTGAACTCGACACAGACCGGCGGCGCGCCAATCTATCTATACCAGCAGCGGTCCGGTGGCGGACCAACCCCGCAGGCGCCCGGCGCCACAATTGCCACGGCGAGTTCCTACCAGCAAAGCTGCAACGGCCAACTCAACGTATTGTGCCCATCGGCCATCAATGCTACTGCGCAGAGGCTCCTCAACCTTTACCCGCTTCCGAACCGCGTTAACACTGCAGGAAACGGCCTGCTCAGCAGCAACTTCACGGAACCGCTCAACAACACCGACAAGACCGTGCAGTGGGACGCGCGCGTCGACTACAATCAGAGCGCGGCCGACCAGGGCTTTGTGCGTTACAGCTACCAGCACGAGTATCAGCTCTACCCGCCGCCGCTCGGACCTGTCCTGGACGGTGGCAGCTTCGGCACGGACGGCAACGAGGTAAACCTCGGCGAGAATTTTGCGCTAAGCGAAACGCACATCTTTTCTCCGAAGGTCTTGAACGAGTTCCGTTTCGGCTATAACTATGGGCACTTTTCCTATACACAGCCCAACGCGACCAATCTCGGCCTCGCCGCTTCCTACGGCCTGGGGGGCATTCCTGAAAGCCCGCTGAACGGCGGCCTGCCAAACCTGTACTTTTCGGGCAACGCCGGCATCCAGGATGCCGGTTCGCCCAACTACTACCCATCAGACGAGCATGAGAACGTCTGGCAGGCGCTCGATAACGTGACTTTTTCCTTCGGTAACCATTCCATCAGAACTGGAGTCAGCATCCAGCGCATACGCTTCAGTACGCTACAGCCGCCGGGTGGGCATGGCAACTATAACTACACGGGGAGCTACTCGAGTGCGTATGGGATCGCTAACACGGGCAATCCCGTCGCCGACTTCCTTTCGGACAATCAGAACAACAGCTATCTCACTTCAGCGAACACGGTAGACGACGTGCGCTGGGATCGCGCCGCCTACATTCAGGACGACTGGAAAGTGTCGAAGCGCCTGACCGTCAACCTTGGGCTTCGGATCGAAAACCAGACGCCGTACTTCGAGCGTCACGGCGAGCAGGCGGACTTCTATCAGACTGCGGGCGTGACGTACAACCCTTCGGCCGGCCAGCAGGGACAGTCGAGCAGCGCCGGCGTGTACGTCCTGCCGAACAGTGCCCGTAACACTCCATTGCCTGCTAATTTCGTAAGCCAGCTTGAAGCAAATAACATCACGATTAAGTATTCGAGTAGCCAGTACCTGATTAACTACCAGACGCTGGACTGGGGGCCGCGCGTCGGGCTTGCCTACAAGCTGGATTCCCAAAGCGTAATCCGCGCCGGTTATGGTCTTTACTATGGTGGCCTTGAAAGCACCGGGTTCGCCCCCAATTTAGGGCTGAACTACCCTTTCTTCTATAGAACCGCTATTACAAATCCTGGCAACGTGGCCTGCATTTACAGCAATGGGTGCCCTACGGACGGGATCGCCCTAGAGACTGGCTACACCAACTTTCTTGCCAATGGGGGACTTGCAAACGCGAACGGAACGCCTAGCCTCAACGGCATTACGAACAATCTCCGAACGCCTTATACGCAGCAATTCAACCTTTCTTTTCAGGTAGACCTTGGACACGGATTTACGACGACAATCGGCTATGTGGGGTCGCTCACGCGTCACGCCTCGAACTTCGTCAACGCCAACAGTTCGCCTGTTATTACGCCGCTTTGCAACAGCGCCGGGGTTGGCGGTGCGCCGACCAATCTCCCCTGCGGGACCAGCAACTCACAAAATCCATTCAGCAACATTGGACTAAGTTATCAGTTGAACGACGGCCTTGCGGCGTATCACTCCTTACAGACGAAGTTGGAGAAACGCCTCAACAGAAATCTCAGTTTCCTGACGACCTACACCTGGTCGCACCAGATGACGGATTCGGGAACCGCCATCGCGCAGGGCGATAACTTTACCAGCGCGGGTGGAGCGCCCAACTATTACATCTTCGGTACGCGCGCGGGCTATGCCAACGGTCCGGAAGATGTGCGCAACCGCTACACCTTCAGCGGCAATTACACTCTGCCGGTGGGCAGGGGCCAGCGCTGGTTGAACGGCAATGGCATCGCTACGGTTGCCTTAGGCGGGTGGCAGACCTCGCTCACCGAGCAAATTCAGGACGGCGAGCCCTTCACCGTGGGAACAGCCAACTTCACGGGGGTCAACAATCTCAGCCAGAACGCCATCCTCATCCGAGATCCGTTCGCGGGTGGCGGGACGCCGGATCCAAGCTTAAACTTCCCCGCAGGAGCCACCTGCCCGACCAAGGTGCACACGTTATCAGCCTGGTTCAATCCTTGCGCGTTCAAGAACCCTCTGGCGGCCTCGGCTGTCACAGGTCCGATCACCACCGCTGGGGCGGCCGCCCCGTTCCTGGGCGACCGCAATAACCAGATCCCAGGCGTGGGATATAACCGCACCAACATGTCTGTATTCAAGTCATTCCCGGTCTACCGCGAGTCGCAGCTACAGCTGCGCGCAGACATCTTCAACGTCTTCAACACGCCTGCCTTTATTATCACGGGCGGAAACGACGGTCCCAACGGAGCAGTCATTGGTCCTGGGAGCTATCGGTTTTTCCAAAATAACACTCCAAACTCACGCTTTTTTCAGTTCTCGCTCAAACTTACCTACTAAAGCTTTCTGGTAAGTCGTCTGATTGAGTCTTTCAGAACGGGTACGCTCGCTGTACCCATACGCTCCCATCGCAGTGATGAATACCTAAACAGGGGAAAGATAGGGACCGTAGATGGTGAGCAAATGGTTGCATACGGCGATTGCGCTCCTGATAATGTCGCTGCCAGTGGCGGCGCAGGAACACGCAGCGCCAGAGTTAGCCACGAGAGTCAACCTTGATGGAGCGGGCACAGGGCGCACCTTCGGAGGTGTCGGGGCTATCAGCGGCGGCGGCGGAAATTCGCGGCTGCTGATTGATTATCCGGCGAAGCAGCGCAATGAGATCCTGGACTACCTGTTCAAGCCCGGGTATGGGGCGTCGCTGCAGATCCTCAAGATAGAAATCGGCGGAGATGCCAACTCTACGGACGGCGCCGAACCAAGCATCGAGCACACACGTGGCATTGTGAACTGCAATGCCGGGTATGAGTTCTGGTTGGCCGAAGAGGCCAAGCGCCGCAATCCAAACCTAAAACTTTACGGATTGGCCTGGGCCGCCCCGGGTTGGATCGGAGACGGGAAGTTCTGGTCACAAGACATGATCGATTACCTTATGACCTGGTTGAATTGCGCAAGTTCCCACGGCTTAACCATTGATTACTTGGGGGGTTGGAATGAAAGGGGCTTTGACGTCGGCTGGTATAAGCGTCTTCATTCTGCTTTAGCGGCAAAGCATTCGGCGATCAAGATTGTCGGTGACGACTCAGGCTGGGAGGTAGCCGCCGAGATGGCGAAAGATCCCGACCTCGCCAAGTCGATCGACATCATTGGCGTGCACTACTCCTGCGAGGGTGGTGATGGAGGAAACGCAGAGTCGTGCCATTCCACGGCCGCCGGTGTCAATTCGGGCAAACCGCTTTGGGATAGCGAAAGCGGTTCACAAGATGACAATACGGGCGCCGGTCCCCTAATCCGTGCAATTACTCGCGGCTACCTCGACTCGAAGATGACGGGCCTTCTGAACTGGCCTCTTGTTGCGGCTATCACTCCGAACCTGCCATACCCGACCGTTGGATTGATGATTGCTGCGGAACCTTGGTCAGGCAATTACAGCATCGGACAAAGCTTATGGATCACCGCGCATGTCACTCAGTTCACCCAATCGGGCTGGAGCTTTGTGGACAGCGCCAGCGGCTATCTTGGTGGGGATCGTCTCAACGGCAGCTACATCTCCCTGCGTTCGCCAGACGGTGCCGACGCGAGCACGATTGTCGAAACAACTACTGCTACTTCATCTACGGCCTTGGAGTTCAATGCTCCCGGCATCCTGAGGGGAAAGCAGTTGCACGTATGGGCCACCGACCTGAATGCCACATACGGAACTAAAATTTTCACCCATGTGGCCGACCTGAACCTAGACGGTTCAGACCGCTCACGGTTCACTCTTCAACCGGGCTATGTTTACACCTTTAGCACCATCAGAAACGCGGAAAAAGGGAACGCGGAGCCTCCGGCAACAAGCCACCTCGAACTTCCATACAAGGACGACTTTGAGCGCTACGCCTCAGGGAGCGAAGCTCGGTATGTCTCCGATATGCAAGGATCGTTCGAGGTGCAAGCCTGCGCGGCGAGTAGGGGAGGCAAGTGTCTTCAGCAGATGGCGCCAACAAAACCAATTGAATGGCAGGATGACAGCGACGTATTTACCTTAATAGGAGATCCATCCTGGTCAAATTACACCGTGAGCGTTGATGTGGAATTGGCTAAACCGGGAACCGTCGAATTGATCGGCCGGGCTGAGGTCCAGAAAAGACCGCAGTCGCACCAGCAGGGCTACTACCTACAAGTGGACGATCAAGGTGTATGGACGTTGCTAAAGAACAACTCAGACGGCGACCACACTCTGCTAGCCAAGGGAGTAGCAGCGCCTCTCGGCACGAGCCGTTGGCATCGTCTAAGCCTTTCGTTTGACGGTGCACACCTTACCGCCTCCTTGGACGGGCACGATCTCACCTCGGTTACGGATGCCTCCTATCGAAACGGTCAGATCGGATTGGGGACCGTCGGCTACGACTTGGATCAATTCGATGACCTTTCCATAAAGCAGCCCCGGTGACAGGGTCAGCAGATGGTGTGAATTAAGGAGCAAATCGTTGCAACCGACAAGACGCTGTGATCGTGCATTTCTGAAAATGTTCCTACGGAACAAGTTGGAGTCTTCAACGTGTATCAGGGAGTTGGCAACGTTGTCTTCAGCACGCAACATTCTCGGAGTTGTGAATTCCTCAAGTTGGGATGTGGGTGCTGTTCCTGCCGTTTCTTGAGAAATGGCTTGCCTCACAGCATCACAAGACTCGATCTTCCGATCAAGTCGTCCATCAGAGCTTTAGATTGTCCCCGTGAGGTGTTGTGACTTTTTCTCGAAACATTGCTCGCGCCCTAGCCATTGCTGCTTTTGCTATTAGCCCTGCCGCGCCTTACGTCTTCGCACAGGCGCCTTCCGACGTAACTAGGCAACCGACCCTTTATGTGGTCCCTTACGCCCATTTAGATACTCAATGGCGTTGGGAGTTTCCTCAGGTCATTAGCGAGTACCTGCTCAAGACCATGCGCGTCAACTTCGACTACATGGATAAATATCCACATTACGTCTTCAACTGGTCAGGCTCTAACCGTTACCGCTTGATGAAAGAATATTATCCCGCAGATTTTGCCCGCCTTAAAGGTTATGTCGCAAGAGGCCAGTGGTTTCCAGCCGGATCTTCGGTGGAAGAAGGAGACGTCAACCTACCCAGCGCAGAGTCGATTTTTCGGCAGATTCTTTACGGCAATACCTATTTCCGCGGCGAGTTTGGTAAGGCAAGCGCCGAGTACATGTTGCCGGACTGCTTTGGATTTCCAGCATCGCTGCCAACGATCCTCGCTGCTTCCGGCATTAAGGGATTCTCGACACAGAAGTTGAGCTCGGGCTGGCAGCCGGCCCCCAGAATTGGCGGACCGAACTCTCCAGAGAAGACGCCGGAAGGCATTCCTTTCAATGTTGGGGTTTGGACCGGACCTGACGGCGAGACGGTTCTCGCCGCGCTGAATCCGGGAGGGTATGGCAGTCAGATTCACTCTGACCTGAGTAAGCCTCCCGTGGCGGGTTCTATCGCACAAACGAGGAATGAGCCCGAGATCGACTGGCCCTCGCGCATCAACATCGATGGCAAACTTACCGGAGTTTTCGCCGATTATCACTATATCGGTACCGGGGATATCGGCGGAGCGACGAACGAAGAGTCCGCGAAGCTGTTGGAAGCTATTGTTACCGGCGGCGAAGCTATCATTCCCACATCTCTGGTGCGCACGCCTGCTGGCGCGGCGGGAGAGATCGTCACAACCGGAACTCCTGTTCGCATGGGTGACGGACCAGTGAAGGTCCTATCCGCGACCGCCGAGCAGATGTTTTTGGACATTAAGCCCGAGATGCAGT
Coding sequences:
- a CDS encoding TonB-dependent receptor, with protein sequence MSFLLMSMVVRVAQGQQDQGAIVGVVSDSSGAVVPNAQVTLTNTDQGLVLKVTADGRGVYSFSPVKIGNYSVSVTASGFATTLQEHLHVDAQQRVNADLVLHPGSASQNVTVSTAPPLLETEQASVGQVFSAEALDQAPLNGRNWLFIAQLSAGVAPPSGARGAGTGDFSASGSRSDQNNFILDGVDNNVNVVDFLNGASYTIQPPPDAMAEVNIQTSSYSAEFGHSSGAVVNASIKSGTNNFHGSLWEYLRNDAFNTHEYFDQPNTSIPEYRQNIFGGTLGGPLLRNKLFFFGDVQGNRVVNGTNEILTVPTALERQGNFSELLNSTQTGGAPIYLYQQRSGGGPTPQAPGATIATASSYQQSCNGQLNVLCPSAINATAQRLLNLYPLPNRVNTAGNGLLSSNFTEPLNNTDKTVQWDARVDYNQSAADQGFVRYSYQHEYQLYPPPLGPVLDGGSFGTDGNEVNLGENFALSETHIFSPKVLNEFRFGYNYGHFSYTQPNATNLGLAASYGLGGIPESPLNGGLPNLYFSGNAGIQDAGSPNYYPSDEHENVWQALDNVTFSFGNHSIRTGVSIQRIRFSTLQPPGGHGNYNYTGSYSSAYGIANTGNPVADFLSDNQNNSYLTSANTVDDVRWDRAAYIQDDWKVSKRLTVNLGLRIENQTPYFERHGEQADFYQTAGVTYNPSAGQQGQSSSAGVYVLPNSARNTPLPANFVSQLEANNITIKYSSSQYLINYQTLDWGPRVGLAYKLDSQSVIRAGYGLYYGGLESTGFAPNLGLNYPFFYRTAITNPGNVACIYSNGCPTDGIALETGYTNFLANGGLANANGTPSLNGITNNLRTPYTQQFNLSFQVDLGHGFTTTIGYVGSLTRHASNFVNANSSPVITPLCNSAGVGGAPTNLPCGTSNSQNPFSNIGLSYQLNDGLAAYHSLQTKLEKRLNRNLSFLTTYTWSHQMTDSGTAIAQGDNFTSAGGAPNYYIFGTRAGYANGPEDVRNRYTFSGNYTLPVGRGQRWLNGNGIATVALGGWQTSLTEQIQDGEPFTVGTANFTGVNNLSQNAILIRDPFAGGGTPDPSLNFPAGATCPTKVHTLSAWFNPCAFKNPLAASAVTGPITTAGAAAPFLGDRNNQIPGVGYNRTNMSVFKSFPVYRESQLQLRADIFNVFNTPAFIITGGNDGPNGAVIGPGSYRFFQNNTPNSRFFQFSLKLTY
- a CDS encoding family 16 glycoside hydrolase encodes the protein MVSKWLHTAIALLIMSLPVAAQEHAAPELATRVNLDGAGTGRTFGGVGAISGGGGNSRLLIDYPAKQRNEILDYLFKPGYGASLQILKIEIGGDANSTDGAEPSIEHTRGIVNCNAGYEFWLAEEAKRRNPNLKLYGLAWAAPGWIGDGKFWSQDMIDYLMTWLNCASSHGLTIDYLGGWNERGFDVGWYKRLHSALAAKHSAIKIVGDDSGWEVAAEMAKDPDLAKSIDIIGVHYSCEGGDGGNAESCHSTAAGVNSGKPLWDSESGSQDDNTGAGPLIRAITRGYLDSKMTGLLNWPLVAAITPNLPYPTVGLMIAAEPWSGNYSIGQSLWITAHVTQFTQSGWSFVDSASGYLGGDRLNGSYISLRSPDGADASTIVETTTATSSTALEFNAPGILRGKQLHVWATDLNATYGTKIFTHVADLNLDGSDRSRFTLQPGYVYTFSTIRNAEKGNAEPPATSHLELPYKDDFERYASGSEARYVSDMQGSFEVQACAASRGGKCLQQMAPTKPIEWQDDSDVFTLIGDPSWSNYTVSVDVELAKPGTVELIGRAEVQKRPQSHQQGYYLQVDDQGVWTLLKNNSDGDHTLLAKGVAAPLGTSRWHRLSLSFDGAHLTASLDGHDLTSVTDASYRNGQIGLGTVGYDLDQFDDLSIKQPR